The DNA sequence GGTCGAGCGGTGGGCGGTTGAGTTCAGGCCGGGCTTCGCAATTTTGGCCAGGAGCTGGATAAATGGACGAGCAGATCTCCACGCCATCGCCCTCTCAACGGGCCGACGCGCTAGAACGCCAGCTTAGCCAGGAGCTGGACCGTATCGCCGTTCGCTCGGTACTCTACTACTCGGGCGAGCGCGATCCGACCGGTCCCTTAGAAGTTCCCCAGCCGCCCGCGGACGGGCGCTTGCATTACTACCTGATGGGTCCCGATCCGCGACTCAAGCCGATGCCGGATAAGCCTACGCTTATGGATTTCTTCCGCAACCGGTTCGGCCCTGCCGCTCATCTGCTGCAAAGCGCCGCCCTGGCGCGCAAAGCCGGACACGAGGAGAAGGTGATTATCGCCTGTTTGCTGCATGATATCGGCGTGTCGGGCTTTATCCGCAGCGACCACGGCTACTGGGGCGCGCAACTGGTCGAGCCTTACGTTGACGAAGAAGTGAGTTGGGCGATTCGCGCCCATCAGGTGCTGCGCTTCTATCCCGATCCCGAGGTCGGATACGAATACCCCGAGATGTACCTCAAG is a window from the Candidatus Binataceae bacterium genome containing:
- a CDS encoding HD domain-containing protein encodes the protein MDEQISTPSPSQRADALERQLSQELDRIAVRSVLYYSGERDPTGPLEVPQPPADGRLHYYLMGPDPRLKPMPDKPTLMDFFRNRFGPAAHLLQSAALARKAGHEEKVIIACLLHDIGVSGFIRSDHGYWGAQLVEPYVDEEVSWAIRAHQVLRFYPDPEVGYEYPEMYLKLFGADYRPEPYIERAYRKIRNHRWYMTARLITVNDIYSFDPKAVVNLEEFTDIIGRNFRQPEEGLGFDDSPSAHMWRTINWPTRFL